From a region of the Enterobacter cancerogenus genome:
- a CDS encoding glutathione peroxidase: MQSDILNTEVTTIDGEKTTLERYKGKVLLLVNVASKCGLTPQYEQLENIQKAWEKDGFVVLGFPCNQFLGQEPGSEEEIKTFCSTTYGVTFPMFSKIDVNGENRHPLYARLIAAAPTAVAPEESGFYERMASKGRAPLYPDDILWNFEKFLVGRDGQVVQRFSPDMTPEDPIVMESIKLALAK; encoded by the coding sequence ATGCAGTCTGATATTCTGAACACCGAAGTGACCACCATTGATGGCGAGAAAACCACGCTGGAACGCTATAAAGGCAAGGTTTTGCTGCTGGTCAATGTGGCGTCGAAATGCGGCCTCACCCCGCAGTACGAGCAGCTGGAGAACATTCAGAAAGCCTGGGAGAAAGACGGCTTTGTCGTGCTGGGCTTCCCGTGTAACCAGTTCCTGGGCCAGGAGCCGGGTAGCGAAGAAGAGATCAAAACGTTTTGCAGCACCACCTACGGTGTGACCTTCCCGATGTTCAGCAAGATTGACGTAAATGGCGAAAATCGTCATCCGCTGTACGCCAGGCTGATTGCCGCTGCGCCGACGGCAGTCGCCCCTGAAGAGAGTGGTTTCTACGAACGCATGGCCAGCAAAGGGCGTGCGCCGCTGTATCCGGATGACATTCTGTGGAACTTTGAGAAGTTCCTGGTAGGGCGTGACGGGCAGGTTGTCCAGCGCTTTTCACCGGATATGACCCCTGAAGATCCGATCGTCATGGAGTCAATTAAGCTGGCGCTGGCAAAATAA
- the ihfA gene encoding integration host factor subunit alpha translates to MALTKAEMSEYLFDKLGLSKRDAKELVELFFEEIRRALENGEQVKLSGFGNFDLRDKNQRPGRNPKTGEDIPITARRVVTFRPGQKLKSRVENATPKAE, encoded by the coding sequence ATGGCGCTTACAAAAGCTGAAATGTCAGAATATCTGTTTGATAAGCTTGGGCTTAGCAAACGGGATGCTAAAGAGCTGGTAGAGCTGTTTTTCGAAGAGATCCGTCGTGCTCTGGAAAATGGTGAGCAGGTAAAACTCTCCGGCTTTGGCAATTTTGATTTGCGAGACAAAAACCAACGTCCGGGCCGAAACCCGAAGACGGGGGAAGATATTCCCATTACAGCCCGCCGCGTGGTGACCTTCAGACCCGGACAGAAGTTAAAAAGCCGTGTCGAAAACGCAACGCCCAAAGCAGAGTAA
- the btuC gene encoding vitamin B12 ABC transporter permease BtuC codes for MLDFARQQHRSDIRRLFLLVLLLTAATVVSLCAGDRWLAPQSWFSPDGQLFVWQIRLPRTLAVILVGGALALCGTMMQALFENPLAEPGLLGVSNGAGVGLIAAVMLGGGELSGWGISLSAIFGALLITVILLRFARRHLSTSRLLLAGVALGIICSALMTWAVYFSTSFDLRQLMYWMMGGFGGVDWRQGWLMLLLIPVMLWACVQSQPLNMLALGETSARQLGMSLGLWRNVLVVAIGWMVGVSVALAGAIGFIGLVIPHMLRLCGITDHRTLLPASALAGATTLLVADIIARLALTAAELPIGVVTATLGAPVFIWLLLKAGR; via the coding sequence ATGCTTGATTTCGCCCGCCAACAGCACCGCTCCGATATCCGCCGTCTGTTTCTGCTGGTGCTGCTGCTGACTGCCGCTACGGTCGTCAGCCTGTGCGCAGGAGACCGCTGGCTGGCCCCGCAAAGCTGGTTTAGCCCAGACGGGCAACTCTTCGTCTGGCAAATCCGCCTGCCGCGAACGCTGGCGGTGATCCTCGTCGGCGGCGCGCTGGCGTTGTGCGGCACTATGATGCAGGCGCTGTTTGAAAACCCGTTAGCTGAGCCGGGGCTTTTGGGCGTCTCTAATGGCGCGGGCGTGGGGCTGATTGCAGCCGTCATGCTCGGTGGGGGCGAACTCTCTGGCTGGGGAATTAGCCTGAGCGCCATTTTCGGTGCCTTGCTGATCACCGTCATTCTGCTGCGCTTCGCGCGGCGGCACCTTTCGACCAGCCGATTACTGCTTGCCGGGGTCGCGCTGGGGATCATCTGTAGCGCGCTGATGACCTGGGCGGTCTACTTTTCCACCTCCTTTGATTTACGCCAGCTGATGTACTGGATGATGGGCGGTTTCGGCGGCGTTGACTGGCGTCAGGGCTGGTTGATGCTCCTGCTTATCCCGGTCATGCTGTGGGCGTGCGTCCAGTCGCAGCCGCTGAATATGCTGGCGCTGGGCGAAACCTCAGCCCGCCAGCTTGGGATGTCGCTTGGACTCTGGCGCAACGTGCTGGTGGTGGCTATTGGCTGGATGGTGGGCGTGAGCGTCGCGCTGGCCGGGGCAATTGGTTTTATCGGGCTGGTTATCCCGCACATGCTGCGTCTGTGCGGCATAACGGACCATCGAACGCTGCTTCCTGCCTCGGCCCTTGCCGGGGCGACCACGCTGCTGGTGGCCGATATCATCGCCCGGCTTGCCCTGACGGCAGCCGAACTGCCGATTGGTGTCGTCACCGCAACGCTGGGCGCGCCGGTCTTTATCTGGCTACTATTAAAAGCCGGACGTTAA
- the pheT gene encoding phenylalanine--tRNA ligase subunit beta, producing the protein MKFSELWLREWVNTTLDSEALSNQITMAGLEVDGVEPVSGAFTGVVVGEVMECGQHPNADKLRVTKVNVGGDRLLDIVCGAPNCRQGLKVAVATVGAVLPGDFKIKAAKLRGEPSEGMLCSFSELGISDDHNGIIELPLDAPIGTDIREYLKLDDNTIEISVTPNRADCLGIIGVARDVAVLNQTELNAPEIVPVEATISDTLPIQVEAADACPRYLGRVVKCINVKAATPLWMKEKLRRCGIRSIDAVVDVTNYVLLELGQPMHAFDKDRIEGGIVVRMAKEGETLVLLDGSEAKLNADTLVIADHNKALAMGGIFGGEHSGVNDETQNVLLECAFFSPLSITGRARRHGLHTDASHRYERGVDPALQYKAMERATRLLIDICGGEAGPVIDVTNDATLPKRATITLRRSKLDRLIGHHVADAQVSDILRRLGCDVTEGQDEWHAVAPSWRFDMEIEEDLVEEVARVYGYNNIPDEPVQAGLVMGSHREADLSLKRVKTMLNDKGYQEVITYSFVDPKLQQLIHPGQEALILPSPISSEMSAMRLSLWTGLLGTIVYNQNRQQNRVRIFESGLRFVPDTQANLGIRQDLMLAGAITGNRVEEHWDLAKGTVDFYDMKGDLEAILDLTGKLSEIEFRAEAIPALHPGQSAAIYLDGKRVGFIGVVHPELERKFDLNGRTIVFELEWNPVADRVIPQAQDISRFPANRRDIAVVVAENVPAADILAECKKVGVNQVVGVNLFDVYRGKGVAEGFKSLAISLILQDTSRTLEEEEIAATVAKCVEALKERFQASLRD; encoded by the coding sequence ATGAAATTCAGTGAACTGTGGTTACGCGAATGGGTGAACACCACGCTTGATAGCGAAGCGCTTTCTAACCAAATCACTATGGCAGGCCTGGAAGTGGACGGCGTAGAGCCGGTCTCCGGCGCGTTCACCGGCGTGGTGGTCGGTGAAGTGATGGAGTGCGGTCAGCACCCTAACGCCGACAAGCTGCGCGTGACAAAAGTGAACGTGGGCGGCGATCGCCTGCTGGACATCGTCTGCGGTGCGCCGAACTGCCGTCAGGGTCTGAAAGTGGCCGTGGCGACTGTGGGTGCCGTGCTGCCGGGTGATTTCAAAATTAAAGCCGCGAAGCTGCGCGGTGAACCGTCTGAAGGCATGCTCTGCTCGTTCTCCGAGCTGGGTATTTCCGACGATCATAACGGCATCATCGAGCTGCCGCTGGATGCACCAATTGGTACCGATATTCGTGAATACCTGAAACTCGATGACAACACCATCGAAATCAGCGTAACGCCGAACCGTGCTGACTGCCTGGGCATCATCGGCGTGGCGCGCGACGTTGCCGTGCTCAATCAGACCGAGCTGAACGCACCGGAGATCGTGCCGGTGGAAGCCACCATCAGTGATACGCTGCCCATTCAGGTGGAGGCCGCTGATGCGTGCCCGCGCTACCTGGGCCGTGTGGTAAAATGCATCAACGTTAAAGCCGCAACCCCGCTGTGGATGAAAGAAAAACTGCGCCGCTGCGGTATTCGTTCCATCGACGCGGTGGTTGACGTGACCAACTACGTTCTGCTGGAACTGGGCCAGCCAATGCACGCGTTCGATAAAGATCGTATCGAAGGCGGCATCGTGGTGCGTATGGCGAAAGAGGGCGAAACCCTGGTTCTGCTGGACGGTAGCGAAGCGAAGCTGAACGCGGATACGCTGGTTATTGCTGACCACAACAAAGCGTTGGCCATGGGCGGTATCTTCGGCGGCGAACACTCCGGTGTGAATGATGAAACGCAGAACGTGCTGCTGGAGTGTGCGTTCTTCAGCCCGCTGTCCATCACCGGCCGCGCGCGCCGTCACGGCCTGCATACCGATGCGTCTCACCGCTATGAGCGCGGCGTGGATCCTGCGCTGCAGTATAAAGCGATGGAGCGTGCTACACGCCTGCTGATCGACATCTGCGGCGGTGAAGCAGGCCCGGTTATCGACGTAACCAACGACGCAACGCTGCCGAAGCGTGCCACCATCACGCTGCGTCGCAGCAAGCTGGATCGTCTGATTGGCCACCACGTTGCCGATGCGCAGGTGAGCGATATTCTGCGCCGTCTGGGCTGCGACGTCACCGAAGGACAGGACGAGTGGCACGCCGTTGCGCCATCCTGGCGTTTCGACATGGAAATTGAAGAAGACCTGGTGGAAGAAGTGGCCCGCGTTTACGGCTACAACAACATCCCTGACGAGCCGGTGCAGGCTGGCCTGGTTATGGGAAGCCACCGTGAAGCCGACCTGTCCCTGAAGCGTGTGAAAACCATGCTGAACGACAAAGGCTATCAGGAAGTGATCACCTACAGCTTCGTCGATCCTAAGCTGCAGCAACTGATCCACCCGGGTCAGGAAGCACTGATCCTGCCAAGCCCAATCTCCAGCGAGATGTCGGCGATGCGCCTGTCGCTGTGGACCGGTCTGCTTGGCACCATCGTGTACAACCAGAATCGCCAGCAAAACCGCGTGCGCATTTTCGAAAGCGGCTTGCGCTTTGTGCCGGATACGCAGGCAAATTTAGGCATCCGTCAGGATCTCATGCTGGCAGGTGCCATCACCGGTAACCGTGTTGAAGAGCACTGGGACCTGGCAAAAGGCACGGTTGATTTCTACGATATGAAGGGCGATCTGGAAGCAATTCTCGATCTGACCGGTAAATTATCCGAAATTGAATTCCGCGCTGAAGCCATTCCCGCCCTGCATCCGGGCCAGAGTGCAGCGATTTATTTAGACGGCAAACGCGTTGGTTTCATTGGCGTTGTGCATCCTGAGCTGGAACGTAAATTCGACCTCAATGGCCGTACTATCGTGTTCGAGCTGGAGTGGAACCCGGTCGCAGACCGCGTGATTCCTCAGGCGCAGGACATTTCTCGCTTCCCGGCGAACCGCCGTGACATCGCTGTTGTGGTCGCGGAAAACGTTCCCGCAGCAGATATTTTGGCCGAATGTAAGAAAGTTGGCGTAAATCAGGTAGTTGGCGTAAACTTATTTGACGTGTACCGCGGCAAGGGCGTAGCAGAAGGTTTCAAGAGCCTCGCTATTAGCCTTATCCTTCAGGATACCAGCCGTACACTCGAAGAAGAGGAGATTGCCGCTACCGTCGCCAAATGTGTAGAGGCATTAAAAGAGCGATTCCAGGCATCATTGAGGGATTGA